From a single Chiloscyllium plagiosum isolate BGI_BamShark_2017 unplaced genomic scaffold, ASM401019v2 scaf_99663, whole genome shotgun sequence genomic region:
- the LOC122546395 gene encoding gap junction alpha-5 protein-like has product MGDWSLLSRILEQVHQHSTAVGKVWLTVLFVFRMLVLGAAAESAWGDEQSGFSCNTRQPGCETVCYDRAFPVSHVRLWVLQVVFVSTPSLVFVAHALRSVRRQQEAPAGGAPGRQGDKAQIRGALLGTYVCCVLARSALELGFLAAQYLLYGIFLSPVYRCERAPCPTPTDCFVSRPTEKNIFVAFMAAVSGVSLLLGLAELCYLGRRRLCPPTLEAQAPSPNAWPHRPQNQDLRVTV; this is encoded by the coding sequence ATGGGCGACTGGTCGCTGCTCTCCCGGATCCTGGAGCAGGTGCACCAGCACTCGACGGCGGTGGGCAAGGTGTGGCTGACGGTGCTGTTTGTCTTCCGGATGCTGGTGCTGGGAGCGGCCGCCGAGTCGGCCTGGGGGGACGAGCAGTCCGGCTTCAGCTGTAACACCCGGCAACCGGGCTGCGAGACCGTCTGTTACGACCGGGCCTTCCCCGTCTCCCACGTccgcctctgggtgctccaggtgGTCTTTGTCTCCACCCCGTCGCTGGTCTTCGTCGCCCACGCCCTGCGCTCCGTCCGCCGCCAGCAGGAGGCGCCAGCGGGGGGCGCACCGGGACGTCAGGGAGACAAGGCGCAGATCCGCGGGGCGCTGCTGGGTACCTACGTGTGCTGTGTGCTGGCCCGCTCGGCCCTGGAGCTGGGCTTCCTGGCCGCCCAGTACCTGCTGTACGGGATCTTCCTGAGCCCCGTGTACCGGTGCGAGCGGGCgccctgccccacccccaccgACTGCTTCGTCTCCCGGCCCACCGAGAAGAACATCTTTGTGGCCTTCATGGCCGCCGTCTCCGGGGTCTCGCTGCTCCTGGGGCTGGCCGAGCTCTGCTACCTGGGCAGGCGGCGGCTGTGCCCCCCCACCCTCGAGGCCCAGGCCCCTTCCCCCAATGCCTGGCCCCACCGCCCGCAGAACCAGGACCTCCGCGTCACCGTCTGA